One Desulfovibrio fairfieldensis genomic window carries:
- a CDS encoding MFS transporter encodes MAGVLLKQAAALGASYTLGTFNDNFFKQAALLLAVSLGYSGFQAWGTFLFALPFVLFSAWAGWLADRFPKKYLVTAAKCLELAAMLAGAWGILSLNWTAMLLMLFCMGASSTLFSPALNGSIPEIFPPHSVPRVNALFKLFTTASILLGVMLAGAALDRQWVDTLIPFGRWLVAVGVVLVAVLGLAGAALVPYRPAVPCRERPPFPWLGTWDSLNDFLRLRRDRALALVIAADAFFYFISTLVLLEINALGVRELGFSKTVTSLLPTALMLGICAGSLLAARGTPRSWRRWLVPSCCGISCALLAAGFAPQLPQGARFWSLLLMYGAAGMCGGLYLIPVSSFIQVRPAPEEKGRVLGTDNCLVFSGILLASAVYWGLEFFAPSTGHMILGGMALAAAVCLAWGLRSLPAPDGSEPSGEPETAERGGMPPASGSEKRNSGGRALDILAALLRGLLSLRYRVRVDGLEAVSAANDDRPILFMPNHPALMDPVLVYSHLIAFRPRPLADEWQISRPLVRRIAPLARPVPLPDLRAQGRTARGAVLEALTRCAEALKAGDNLLFYPAGGLSRDGQEHLGANSGAHWLLQQVPHCRVVLVRSRGLWGSSFSHAAGKHPDMLRGLARGARRLLCNLLFFMPRREVRISLHELRDLPAAEGGAPALNRILEAWYDAEPEEARAVPYYFWQGDAPRPLPRVETEAGSVRNPADALHSVDRVVREQVYDILADSAAVEADPASLTPETRLAADLGIDSLALTELSLKLEDVAGHSVSRLDLLLTAGDCALAAAGLLEDGEDAAPAPEGWAADASHTPARRLDVPDAPHLPLAILRQARRSPTSLILADAGGAVSWREFWTRALALALLLRRRCAGQERVGVMLPASGAAAMSWLAVLLAGKTPVMFNWTTGPANFSHCARLAEVRTILTARQLLERLDGQGFDAHAAARAGATWLCLEDAAAAMPWGLKLAALVRGRLALLGWERAAMPGRMAETAAVLFTSGSETAPKGVPLSHANILANCRDIAAVLSVTGQDRMLGMLPPFHSLGLTGNIAMPLCFGLPVVFHPNPTEAARLNRICRRWRPTLTVAPPTFLDGMLQQAAPGDLASLRLGFVGAEACPQRIYDAFAAQSGGVLCEGYGVTECAPAVSVNRPEDPVPGSIGLPLPSVEVALVSTQGPLRRVAGGEAGMLLVRGPNVFAGYLAGPGQTPPDPFVAFEGLRWYRTGDLVRADAQGRLTFAGRLGRFVKLGGEMISLPQMENALLDYQARRDAATPHLAGESGPALAVESVERDGLPEIVLCSAVPFTREEANAALREAGLSALYVVRRVLRLEAVPVLGTGKTDYRALKALAADGE; translated from the coding sequence ATGGCAGGCGTTTTGTTGAAGCAGGCGGCGGCTCTGGGGGCCAGCTACACGCTGGGCACGTTCAACGACAACTTTTTCAAGCAGGCGGCCCTGCTGCTGGCGGTCAGCCTGGGCTACAGCGGCTTTCAGGCCTGGGGCACGTTTCTGTTCGCCCTGCCGTTCGTGCTGTTTTCCGCCTGGGCCGGCTGGCTGGCCGACCGCTTCCCCAAGAAGTATCTGGTGACGGCGGCCAAGTGCCTGGAACTGGCCGCCATGCTGGCCGGGGCCTGGGGCATTCTGTCCCTGAACTGGACAGCCATGCTGCTTATGCTGTTCTGCATGGGGGCCAGCTCCACCCTGTTCAGCCCGGCGCTCAACGGCTCCATCCCCGAAATATTTCCGCCTCACAGCGTGCCGCGCGTCAATGCGCTGTTCAAGCTCTTCACCACGGCGTCCATTTTGCTGGGCGTGATGCTGGCCGGAGCGGCCCTGGACAGGCAGTGGGTGGATACCCTGATTCCTTTCGGGCGCTGGCTGGTGGCCGTGGGCGTGGTGCTGGTGGCCGTGCTGGGCCTTGCCGGGGCGGCCCTGGTTCCGTATCGTCCGGCCGTGCCCTGCCGTGAGCGCCCGCCTTTCCCCTGGCTGGGGACCTGGGATTCCCTGAACGATTTTCTGCGGCTGCGGCGGGACCGGGCTCTGGCCCTGGTTATCGCGGCCGATGCCTTTTTCTACTTTATTTCCACTCTGGTGCTGTTGGAAATCAACGCCCTGGGCGTGCGTGAGCTGGGCTTCAGCAAAACCGTCACCAGCCTGTTGCCCACGGCTCTGATGCTGGGCATCTGCGCCGGTTCGCTGCTGGCCGCGCGCGGCACGCCCCGGAGCTGGCGGCGCTGGCTCGTGCCTTCCTGCTGCGGCATCAGCTGCGCCCTGCTGGCGGCGGGCTTCGCGCCGCAGCTGCCCCAGGGCGCGCGCTTCTGGAGCCTGCTGCTGATGTACGGCGCGGCGGGCATGTGCGGCGGCCTGTATCTGATCCCCGTGTCCAGCTTCATTCAGGTGCGCCCGGCTCCCGAGGAAAAGGGCCGCGTGCTCGGCACGGACAACTGCCTGGTGTTTTCCGGCATTCTTCTGGCCAGCGCCGTGTACTGGGGCCTGGAATTCTTTGCGCCCTCCACGGGGCACATGATCCTGGGCGGCATGGCTCTGGCGGCGGCCGTCTGCCTGGCCTGGGGGCTGCGTTCCCTGCCCGCTCCCGATGGCAGCGAGCCTTCCGGCGAACCGGAAACGGCGGAGCGGGGCGGCATGCCGCCCGCGTCCGGCTCGGAAAAGCGCAATAGCGGCGGGCGGGCCTTGGACATTCTGGCCGCCCTGCTGCGCGGGCTGTTGTCCCTGCGCTACCGTGTGCGCGTGGACGGTCTGGAAGCTGTGAGCGCCGCCAACGACGACCGGCCCATTCTGTTCATGCCCAACCATCCGGCTCTTATGGACCCCGTGCTGGTTTACAGCCATTTGATCGCCTTCCGCCCCCGGCCCCTGGCCGACGAGTGGCAGATCAGCCGCCCCCTGGTGCGCCGCATCGCGCCCCTGGCCCGGCCCGTGCCCCTGCCCGATCTGCGGGCCCAGGGCCGCACTGCGCGCGGAGCCGTGCTGGAGGCCCTCACGCGTTGCGCCGAGGCGCTCAAGGCCGGCGACAATCTGCTGTTTTACCCGGCTGGCGGCCTCAGCCGTGACGGACAGGAGCATCTCGGCGCCAACAGCGGGGCGCACTGGCTGTTGCAGCAGGTTCCCCACTGTCGGGTGGTGCTGGTGCGCAGCCGGGGCCTCTGGGGCTCCTCGTTCAGCCATGCCGCGGGGAAGCATCCCGACATGCTGCGCGGTCTCGCGCGCGGCGCGCGGCGTCTGCTCTGCAATCTGCTTTTCTTCATGCCCCGGCGCGAGGTGCGCATCAGCCTGCATGAACTGCGGGACCTGCCCGCCGCCGAAGGCGGAGCTCCGGCCCTGAACCGGATCCTGGAGGCCTGGTACGACGCGGAACCGGAAGAAGCCAGGGCCGTGCCCTATTATTTCTGGCAGGGCGACGCGCCCCGGCCCCTGCCGCGCGTGGAAACGGAAGCCGGTTCCGTCCGGAATCCGGCGGACGCGCTTCACAGCGTGGACAGGGTCGTGCGTGAACAGGTCTATGACATCCTGGCGGACAGCGCCGCCGTGGAGGCGGACCCGGCCTCCCTGACGCCTGAAACGCGGCTGGCGGCGGATCTGGGCATCGACAGCCTGGCCCTGACCGAGTTGAGCCTGAAGCTGGAGGACGTGGCCGGGCACAGCGTGAGCCGCCTGGACCTGCTGCTCACTGCCGGGGATTGCGCGCTGGCCGCCGCCGGGCTGCTGGAGGACGGCGAGGACGCGGCCCCCGCGCCCGAAGGCTGGGCCGCGGACGCTTCCCATACTCCGGCCCGGCGTCTGGACGTGCCCGACGCCCCGCATCTGCCCCTGGCGATTCTGCGCCAGGCCCGGCGCAGCCCCACGAGCCTGATCCTGGCCGACGCTGGCGGCGCTGTGAGCTGGCGCGAGTTCTGGACGCGCGCCCTGGCTCTGGCCTTGCTGCTGCGCCGCCGTTGCGCCGGGCAGGAGCGCGTGGGCGTGATGCTGCCCGCTTCCGGAGCGGCGGCTATGAGCTGGCTGGCCGTGCTGCTGGCCGGAAAGACGCCGGTGATGTTCAACTGGACCACCGGCCCGGCCAATTTCAGCCATTGCGCGCGGCTGGCGGAAGTCCGGACCATTCTCACGGCCCGGCAACTGCTGGAGCGTCTGGACGGGCAGGGCTTTGACGCCCATGCGGCGGCGCGGGCGGGCGCGACGTGGCTCTGCCTGGAGGACGCGGCCGCCGCCATGCCCTGGGGGCTCAAGCTCGCGGCCTTGGTGCGCGGCCGTCTGGCCCTGCTGGGCTGGGAGCGGGCGGCCATGCCGGGCCGCATGGCCGAAACGGCGGCCGTGCTGTTCACCTCCGGTTCCGAGACCGCGCCCAAGGGCGTGCCCCTGAGCCATGCCAATATTCTGGCCAATTGCCGGGACATCGCCGCGGTGCTTTCCGTGACCGGGCAGGATCGTATGCTGGGCATGCTGCCGCCTTTCCATTCCCTGGGGCTCACCGGCAATATCGCCATGCCGCTGTGCTTCGGCCTGCCCGTGGTTTTTCACCCCAATCCCACGGAGGCGGCCCGCCTCAACCGTATCTGCCGCCGCTGGCGGCCCACGCTCACCGTGGCTCCGCCCACGTTTCTGGACGGCATGCTGCAACAGGCCGCGCCCGGCGATCTGGCCTCGCTGCGTCTGGGTTTTGTGGGTGCGGAAGCCTGCCCGCAACGGATTTATGACGCCTTTGCGGCGCAGAGCGGCGGGGTTTTGTGCGAAGGCTACGGCGTCACCGAATGCGCTCCGGCCGTCAGCGTCAACCGCCCTGAAGATCCCGTGCCCGGCAGCATCGGCCTGCCCCTGCCTTCGGTGGAAGTGGCCCTGGTCAGCACCCAAGGCCCCCTGCGCCGGGTGGCCGGGGGCGAGGCGGGCATGCTGCTGGTGCGCGGCCCCAATGTCTTTGCGGGGTACCTGGCCGGACCGGGGCAGACGCCGCCTGATCCCTTTGTGGCGTTTGAGGGCCTGCGCTGGTACCGCACCGGCGATCTCGTCCGGGCCGACGCCCAAGGGCGTCTGACCTTTGCCGGGCGCCTGGGCCGTTTTGTGAAGCTCGGTGGAGAAATGATTTCCCTGCCGCAGATGGAAAATGCCCTGCTGGACTATCAGGCCCGGCGCGACGCCGCAACGCCGCATCTGGCCGGTGAGAGCGGTCCGGCTCTGGCCGTGGAAAGCGTGGAGCGCGACGGCCTGCCGGAAATCGTGCTGTGCAGCGCCGTGCCCTTCACCCGTGAGGAGGCCAATGCGGCCCTGCGCGAGGCCGGGCTGTCCGCCCTGTATGTCGTGCGGCGCGTGTTGCGGCTCGAGGCCGTCCCGGTGCTGGGCACGGGCAAGACCGACTATCGCGCGCTCAAGGCGCTGGCGGCGGACGGGGAGTGA
- a CDS encoding ABC transporter permease, with protein MAFFELPRLNWRRVVTIVRKELLVLLCNRVSRVLIIVPPLMQIVIFGWAATMEVRNVDVAVLDHDNGRWSREIVHRLEGSPTFRSVRFLPAEESIRPVLEGQRALFILVFDQEFSRRVDRGESAQAQVILDGRRSNAAQIAAYYLNRIIEGMAGDTPLGRAAATAAASAPRLDVRMRCWFNPNLEFQWFFLPNLIGMLSLMLGLVVTGLSVAREREVGTFDQLLVSPATPTEIALAKLVPGCIVGLVHGTIFLLITVFGFGVPFTGSVALLYLAMLIFAVASGGVGLMVSSLSSTQQQAFLGAFTVGVPCILISGAVTPIINMPVFLQHASQLNPLRHFTVISQGVFLKDITFAAAALSLGKITLISMATVGVAVWMFKRRT; from the coding sequence ATGGCTTTTTTCGAGCTTCCCCGGCTGAACTGGCGGCGCGTGGTCACCATCGTGCGCAAGGAACTGCTGGTCCTGCTCTGCAACCGCGTTTCGCGCGTCCTGATCATCGTGCCGCCTCTGATGCAGATCGTGATTTTCGGCTGGGCCGCCACCATGGAGGTGCGCAATGTGGACGTGGCCGTGCTGGATCACGACAACGGGCGTTGGAGCCGCGAGATCGTCCACCGCCTGGAGGGCTCGCCCACCTTCCGCAGCGTGCGTTTTCTCCCGGCGGAGGAGAGCATCCGGCCCGTACTGGAAGGGCAGCGGGCGCTCTTCATCCTGGTGTTTGACCAGGAATTTTCCCGCCGAGTGGACAGAGGCGAATCCGCCCAGGCACAGGTGATTCTGGACGGGCGGCGCTCCAACGCGGCCCAGATCGCGGCCTATTACCTCAACCGGATCATCGAGGGCATGGCTGGGGACACGCCGCTGGGTCGGGCCGCGGCCACGGCGGCGGCCAGCGCGCCCCGCCTGGACGTGCGGATGCGCTGCTGGTTCAACCCCAACCTGGAATTTCAGTGGTTTTTTCTGCCCAATCTCATCGGCATGCTCAGCCTTATGCTGGGCCTGGTGGTCACGGGCCTGTCCGTGGCGCGCGAGCGGGAGGTGGGCACCTTTGACCAGCTTCTGGTTTCTCCGGCCACGCCCACGGAAATCGCCCTGGCCAAGCTGGTGCCGGGCTGCATTGTGGGTCTGGTCCACGGCACCATCTTTCTGCTGATCACGGTCTTCGGCTTCGGCGTGCCCTTCACGGGCTCCGTGGCCCTACTCTACCTCGCCATGCTGATCTTCGCCGTGGCTTCGGGCGGGGTCGGGCTGATGGTCTCCTCCCTGTCCTCCACCCAGCAGCAGGCCTTTCTGGGGGCCTTCACCGTGGGCGTGCCCTGCATTCTGATTTCCGGCGCGGTGACGCCCATCATCAACATGCCGGTCTTTTTGCAGCACGCCAGCCAGCTCAACCCCCTGCGGCACTTTACGGTCATCAGCCAGGGCGTCTTTCTGAAGGACATCACCTTTGCGGCGGCGGCCTTGAGCCTGGGCAAGATCACCCTGATCAGCATGGCCACCGTGGGCGTGGCCGTGTGGATGTTCAAGCGCCGGACGTAA
- a CDS encoding potassium channel family protein, which translates to MNKTTLPTFRAKLYSYRFELLMASLLCVFVLNIFFPDNIYGGMAQAVYLPFQLLAATVLFESKRNLLRLVLLFAVLLVICRALDLFFIKNIQNELLLLYICFFGSVMLEVFRQIYRAHLITTKIVYAAVCGLLLIGYCGFYIFLTIEFHEPGSFNGLGQGVQAMNDLFYFSYVTILTVGYGDITPHTWIAKNATVLVAFTAYIYSLVVIATIVGEATRSKKKNGNGETGNS; encoded by the coding sequence ATGAACAAAACTACTCTTCCGACCTTTCGGGCCAAGCTCTACTCCTACCGTTTCGAGTTGCTCATGGCCTCACTTCTCTGCGTGTTTGTACTGAATATCTTCTTCCCAGACAACATTTACGGCGGCATGGCCCAGGCCGTGTACCTGCCCTTCCAGCTCCTGGCCGCCACAGTGCTGTTTGAATCCAAACGCAATCTCCTGCGCCTGGTGCTGCTTTTCGCCGTGCTGCTGGTGATCTGCCGGGCTCTGGATCTTTTTTTCATCAAAAATATCCAGAACGAGCTGCTGCTGCTCTATATCTGCTTTTTCGGCAGCGTCATGCTGGAAGTCTTCCGGCAGATCTACCGCGCCCATCTCATCACTACCAAGATCGTCTACGCCGCTGTCTGCGGCCTGCTGCTCATCGGCTATTGCGGCTTCTACATCTTCCTGACCATTGAATTCCACGAACCCGGCTCCTTCAACGGCCTGGGCCAGGGCGTGCAGGCCATGAACGACCTGTTCTACTTCAGCTACGTCACCATTCTGACCGTGGGCTACGGCGACATTACCCCACACACCTGGATCGCCAAAAACGCCACGGTGCTGGTGGCTTTCACGGCCTACATCTATTCCCTGGTGGTCATCGCCACCATCGTGGGCGAGGCAACGCGCTCCAAAAAGAAAAACGGCAACGGGGAAACGGGAAATTCCTGA
- a CDS encoding ABC transporter permease translates to MKRNLWLRQLMALMSKEFQQIARDPSSYLVAGVLPLIFLLLFGFGITLDAGILRLAVLDQSGGSRSLTLAADFAHSPWFETRPVGNMEQGARLMRDSDVLGILVIRQDFDQELARGGAGSLQLLVDGSEPNTAQFIQSYSQGLISNWQRTSLPGGTALEPPVNLETRFWYNPTAKSVQFLVPGAITVIMTLIGTLLTSLVFAREWERGTMEAMFATPVSRMQLLLGKLIPYFCMGMFSMALCAVAAVTLFAVPFRGSLWALLLLSSVFMLSALGQGLFISVSLRGQLVAAEAGLFSGFLPALLLSGFVFDINSMPPILQAITKLLPASYFNTCLRTIFLTGDVWSIFGPSLLFMGLLAAVLLGLVYKNLVKRLDV, encoded by the coding sequence ATGAAGCGGAATCTCTGGCTGCGCCAGCTTATGGCCCTGATGAGCAAGGAATTTCAGCAGATCGCGCGCGATCCCTCATCCTACCTGGTGGCCGGGGTGCTGCCGCTGATCTTTCTGCTGCTGTTCGGTTTCGGCATCACGCTGGACGCGGGCATTCTGCGTCTGGCAGTGCTGGACCAGAGCGGCGGCAGCCGTTCCCTGACGCTGGCGGCGGATTTCGCCCACTCGCCCTGGTTTGAAACCCGTCCCGTGGGCAACATGGAGCAGGGCGCGCGCCTGATGCGCGATTCGGACGTGCTGGGCATTCTGGTCATCCGCCAGGATTTCGACCAGGAGCTGGCGCGCGGCGGCGCGGGCAGCCTGCAGCTTCTGGTGGACGGCTCCGAGCCGAACACTGCCCAGTTCATCCAGAGCTACAGCCAGGGCCTGATCTCCAACTGGCAACGCACCTCCCTGCCCGGCGGCACGGCCCTGGAGCCGCCCGTCAATCTGGAAACGCGTTTCTGGTACAATCCCACGGCCAAGAGCGTGCAGTTCCTGGTGCCGGGAGCCATTACCGTCATCATGACCCTCATCGGCACCCTGCTGACCTCCCTGGTCTTTGCCCGCGAATGGGAGCGGGGCACCATGGAGGCCATGTTCGCCACGCCCGTGAGCCGCATGCAGTTGCTGCTGGGCAAGCTGATCCCCTATTTCTGCATGGGCATGTTCAGCATGGCGCTCTGCGCTGTGGCCGCGGTGACGTTGTTCGCCGTGCCTTTCCGGGGTTCGCTCTGGGCCTTGCTGCTTCTGTCCTCGGTGTTCATGCTCAGCGCTCTGGGCCAGGGCCTGTTTATTTCCGTGAGCCTGCGCGGCCAACTGGTGGCGGCCGAGGCCGGGCTGTTTTCCGGCTTTCTCCCGGCCCTGCTGCTTTCGGGCTTTGTTTTCGACATCAACAGCATGCCGCCCATTCTCCAGGCTATCACCAAACTGCTGCCCGCCAGCTATTTCAACACCTGCCTGCGGACCATCTTTCTGACCGGCGACGTCTGGAGCATCTTCGGGCCGAGCCTGCTGTTCATGGGCCTGCTGGCCGCCGTGCTGCTGGGCCTGGTGTATAAAAATCTCGTCAAACGTCTGGATGTCTGA